The following coding sequences are from one Nilaparvata lugens isolate BPH chromosome 4, ASM1435652v1, whole genome shotgun sequence window:
- the LOC111043911 gene encoding transmembrane protein 127 isoform X1, translated as MFSNRYSGRRRLAYPKGNESNYVAAFFHMTSIMLLILSCVCFGWFRVYNSARCASHLSLHQFFTTGYFEANSPDSSKKVPSGEVLVTPMNYHTASAVLRCITPEVVNLMRTVIMICIIAIIFSVVGFCLDVIGPKSKLLCFIRRNGIPCVASVLLIVLAISLCYWTTKAIKSAIFAANSQAIIQVTYAPGCYLIAIAGSFSILACACNILQQPAAASSPQHGSAGEGEVILEDDDIMTVMVPAGVHQLMVDQDYWEGPETFSVRMENMRTPPPPYTP; from the exons ATGTTCAGCAATCGATACTCAGGTCGCCGAAGATTGGCCTACCCCAAAGGCAACGAAAGCAATTATGTTGCCGCCTTTTTCCACATGACGAGCATTATGCTGCTGATTTTGTCGTGTGTCTGCTTCGGCTGGTTCCGGGTGTACAACAGTGCTCGTTGCGCCTCGCATCTTTCACTCCACCAGTTCTTCACCACCGGCTACTTCGAAGCGAACTCGCCGGACTCTAGCAAAAAAGTTCCAAGTGGTGAAGTACTAGTCACGCCTATGAACTATCACACAGCTAGTGCTG TGCTCCGTTGTATAACACCAGAAGTGGTGAATCTGATGAGGACAGTTATAATGATATGCATCATAGCTATTATCTTTTCGGTCGTTGGATTCTGCTTAGATGTGATTGGACCAAAGAGCAAATTACTGTGCTTCATTAGGAGAAATGGAATTCCATGTGTTGCTTCAG TTTTATTAATAGTACTAGCAATCAGTTTGTGCTACTGGACTACTAAAGCTATAAAATCGGCTATCTTCGCAGCGAACTCTCAGGCTATCATACAAGTCACTTATGCACCTGGCTGCTACCTCATCGCTATAGCCG GTTCTTTTTCGATACTGGCATGCGCGTGCAACATTCTGCAGCAGCCGGCAGCGGCGAGCAGCCCCCAACATGGGAGCGCGGGCGAGGGTGAGGTGATTCTCGAAGACGACGACATAATGACGGTGATGGTGCCTGCGGGTGTACATCAGCTGATGGTCGACCAGGACTACTGGGAGGGGCCCGAGACGTTCTCGGTCAGAATGGAAAACATGCGTACGCCGCCGCCACCATACAcaccctaa
- the LOC111043911 gene encoding uncharacterized protein LOC111043911 isoform X2 yields the protein MFSNRYSGRRRLAYPKGNESNYVAAFFHMTSIMLLILSCVCFGWFRVYNSARCASHLSLHQFFTTGYFEANSPDSSKKVPSGEVLVTPMNYHTASAVLLIVLAISLCYWTTKAIKSAIFAANSQAIIQVTYAPGCYLIAIAGSFSILACACNILQQPAAASSPQHGSAGEGEVILEDDDIMTVMVPAGVHQLMVDQDYWEGPETFSVRMENMRTPPPPYTP from the exons ATGTTCAGCAATCGATACTCAGGTCGCCGAAGATTGGCCTACCCCAAAGGCAACGAAAGCAATTATGTTGCCGCCTTTTTCCACATGACGAGCATTATGCTGCTGATTTTGTCGTGTGTCTGCTTCGGCTGGTTCCGGGTGTACAACAGTGCTCGTTGCGCCTCGCATCTTTCACTCCACCAGTTCTTCACCACCGGCTACTTCGAAGCGAACTCGCCGGACTCTAGCAAAAAAGTTCCAAGTGGTGAAGTACTAGTCACGCCTATGAACTATCACACAGCTAGTGCTG TTTTATTAATAGTACTAGCAATCAGTTTGTGCTACTGGACTACTAAAGCTATAAAATCGGCTATCTTCGCAGCGAACTCTCAGGCTATCATACAAGTCACTTATGCACCTGGCTGCTACCTCATCGCTATAGCCG GTTCTTTTTCGATACTGGCATGCGCGTGCAACATTCTGCAGCAGCCGGCAGCGGCGAGCAGCCCCCAACATGGGAGCGCGGGCGAGGGTGAGGTGATTCTCGAAGACGACGACATAATGACGGTGATGGTGCCTGCGGGTGTACATCAGCTGATGGTCGACCAGGACTACTGGGAGGGGCCCGAGACGTTCTCGGTCAGAATGGAAAACATGCGTACGCCGCCGCCACCATACAcaccctaa